The Erinaceus europaeus chromosome 17, mEriEur2.1, whole genome shotgun sequence nucleotide sequence tccatccatccatccctgtatccatccatccatccatccatccctgtatccatccatccatccatccatccatccatccctgtatccatccatccatccatccattcatctagcatccatccatccatccatccatccatccatccatccctgtatccatccatccatccattcatctagcATCCATCcctgtatccatccatccatccatccatccatccatctagcatCCATCCACCAACCCACCCATCCATTTCCCCATCACtcacccatctttttttttaatatttatttccttttgttgcccttgttttttttttttttttttgttattgatgtctcgtTGTtggtggttaggacagagagaaatggagagaggaggggaagacagagagaggaagagaaagacagacagacacctgcagacctgcttcactgccagtgaagtgactcccctgtaggtggggagctgggagctccaaccgggatccttacgcaggtccttgggctttgcgccacgtgcgcttaacccgctgcgctaccgcccgactccctcacccaTCTTTTAAGCATTTGTTGCAAGTACAGTCAATGTTGCCTCTGCACTATGGAGACCAAGGTGAGTCTGGATGTCTGGAGAGGCAGGAACAGATGCCTCAGCcacctcctctgtgccctccctcACACAGGGAGTTCATTCTTCGGCAGTCTCAACCCCGTCTCTCCCACCCAAGCGGCACCCTCATTCTACCTGCCAGACCCTTAGCCTTGAAGGTCAGTGCTGCCTTCCTACACCCCAGTCCCGACTCCTATCCACTTGCAAGGAGGCCCACTCATACCATCTGGACGTTGGCCTTTGACCCTCTTGCTTTTGCCTCCCTTCCCAAGCCCTCACCCTGACTGAGGCCACGGTCCTGACCTCAGAACTGACCCTCCCACTCTCCAGACAGGCCTCCCCTCAAACGTCCCGGCACTGGCCACTGCCCGGAGCATGACTGGGCCCGCCACACCCTTGGATGGGGCTCCAGCCCGCCCCTACAAGCCTCCAGAGGCTGCCTCCCCCAGCCCGGCCCGCCCTGCTGCCCAGCTCTCCTGCCAACTCCCTCCCTTTGCCCAGATGATTGCAACAACCTCTTAGCTGGTCCCTGGTCCCCTGTCCCCCCTTTACCCTCAGGCCCCTGTGATGGAGGCCCAGGCTTCTGGGGGCCACTCCACTACCTTGCTAGCCACACTGCTTTCCCTCCCTGATGTTGCCCCTCTCCATGCTCCTGGCTCCAGGCCCAGATGGGGCAGCTGTGCTACCTGAACCTCTATCTGCACCGTACCTGACCCCCccctccacctttctctctctattttttgaaACTCtacttgtttatttgataggacggagagaagttGAGTaaggaaggggacatagagaggaagagagacacagagcctgtagcctgcagccctgcttcacttgtgaagcttcccccctgtagctgaggaccaggcgcttgaacccaggtccatgtgccctgtaatatgtgcacaCAACCCAGCGTGCTGTCACCTGGTCCCTTACATTTCTCTTTAATGAATGGACTCACATATGCACCACCCCACCATAGAGAAGCTCCTCCCAGGTCAATttcatattggggggggggttgtgagaGAGGAAGATACTGCAACGTCCACGGAGCTCCACAAAGTACCACCCATGgttctcctatgtggtgccaggcactgaacccagtgtCTCCTGCAGGGCAAGGTGCCCTCATGTCTTGAGCTCATACCCCTCTCTCAGACTCTGCTCAAAGGACCCTTCAGGGTGCTGCAGCCACTTGGGGACTGGGGTCCGAGTCAGGAGGCCAGAGGTCCTGACCCATCCCTGCTGCCACCTTGCTCAGACGCTCCCTGGGCCTCCGTGTTCCCACCCACAACAAGGCTCTGAAATGCCCAGGGTCTTCTGGGGAAGGCTGGGTGAGTGACTCTGTGTCAGGCTCACCATACATCTGGGCCCCATCATTCAACTGCCAAAGCCACATGCACAgcttgggggtgggaggcagcAGGGAGCAAGAAACAGAAGATAACCCTGCCTATCCTGCAGCACAGCGGCCCTGGGGACCCGCCTGTTGTCAATGTCAACCAGAGGGGAGCCGTGGCACCCAGCTAGAAGCCAGGCACACTAGTAACCAATGTCCCTCACCCCTATACACACACCCCatgagtgcactgctcagctctggcttatggtggtgctggggactgaacctaggaccctcGGTGCCCTTTTGGGCAggaaagtcttgcagaaccactgtaTTCTAGCGCTAAATCTCTTACTCAGTCTAGCACAtccctccccagagccacacTCCAGCCCTTAACCAAATTGGAACCGTTAAATCCCAGCtttgggggagctggggggctcaagccAAGAAGCAAGCCTAGCCCATGGTAGACAGTGAAGTGGAGTCAAATACAGAGAGGGGTGGCAGGGACGCTGGAGCTGAGCCCCACAGTGTGAGCAGGTACTGTGCTGGGATGTCACAGGACGGGAGTTCCAGGTGGGGAACAGCCACTGCAAAGGCCAGCCTAAGGTGGACTTGAGTGACTTTAAGGCAGGAAGTCATGGTAGCtggagcagagggagagggatgtgGGCGGGGAAGGAGACTTGGCGACAGGTCTTTAAAGCCTGGAGGCCTGAGGAAAGTGGGGAGGGGCTTGGGTTTCACCCCCAGCACTGCACCAcaggtgccagagtggtgctctgtcaGCCTctccatcaataaaaacaaatattcatGAAAATGATCtaagggggcggggcggggggtgggggggaaaccTGCGGGCTGCAGGGATGGTGAAGGCGGGTCTCTGGGCTGTGGGAGAAAGAACAGCAGGGATGACCTCAAGGTTTTGAGCCAAAGCCAGTGGAAGGACTGAGCTCCCTCTCAGGAGAAGGGGGATTGTCCTCGGTGTTTCACAGACAGAGCCCTGGAAGGACCCAGCCTCCAGGCACGGAGCAAGCGCTTGCCAGGCCCCGCTCCTGGGGGGCTGGGCACGCTGCCTACAGGCCTGGTCTGGCCTGGGAAGGTGAGCCAAGCCATCacgcccacccccaacacacacacacacacacacacacacacacacagaccccaTACTTGTTCAAAAACCCTGCAGCTGACAAAGCATATTCGCAAGTGCTGAGCATAGAGGTGCAACAGCCTAGCTGGGCCAGCCCCTCGACCTAATACCTTGGAGACCAGAGAGGGTCAGCGACTTCCCCACAGTCACacagcagagaggagggggaggggatgggtatcTGGAGCAGGGCAATGCACTCAAGGATCAGAATCTCTGCTCTAGGTCCCCTCTACACCCCCAGCTTCCATCCTACCCACCCAAATGTTGCTTAAAGTGCAGTGGGAGTGCAAGGGTTAAGCAGACAGCCAAGGACTCAGGTCCCCCAGAGGCCCAaagaagggatggggagggggccctgggggctgggagggttCCACATGGGTGACgcctgtgacacacacacacacacacacacaccctgaagtGCGCAGAGCCTACACACAGCCTCCCGGACCCCCCTCCAGGCCAGCACCCCCTCTCGGCCTGCAgccagcccctgcccagcccctcccccgcCAGCAGGAGCCCAGAGAAGCATTTCCTGTTTGGGGGCCGCCCCTCTCCCTGTCAGCCCAGGTTCCCAGGGCCCCAAGCTGAGCCGAGGTGGTGGGAGGGTGCGCCGCGGGCCCCAAGCTGGGCTCAGCTGGGGCTGGAAACTTAGCTCGTGGGGGAGGTCGAGGCACGAGGTGAACGGGTGAGGGTAGAAGCGGTGTGAGCAGGGAGTTCTCGTCCAGGATCGCCATGGGGCGACCTCACTAGGCAGGGACACACGTGTGAGTGCGCCCAGGGCCTTTGGGGACATCGCGGGGGCAGCGGCGCACACCCCCGCCCTCGCGGTGCACGTTTCCACATGCATGACGTTAGATGAGGTCGTGTCCAGATCTGGGTCACCCAGAGTCTGGGCTGTGACCTCCCCCGCCGCCCAGAGGCCCCGCCCATCCCCCTAGTGTCCGAGGGTcggcccagccccctgccctcccaggcgcccccacccctgctctccaCCCGCCTGCttcctgctccccagcccccggGGAGCGGGAGCAGGGAGCTGGCCCGGGCCCCAGCCCGCTCCTTACAAGGCCTGAGCCGGGCTGGACCCGCCCCCGGCCCGCCTGCCAGAGGCCGGGGCCCTCCCCCTGTCAAGAGCCGCTGCTGGCCGGGCCCGGGCCAGTCGGGGGGCGTCGCAATGCTGCTGCGTCTGCTGCTGGCCTGGGCAGCCTCGGTGCCCGCGCTGGGCCAGGCCCCCTGGGCCGCCGAGCCCCGGGCCACCTGCGGCCTCGGCCGCTGCTACGCTCTCTTCCCACGGCGCCGCACCTTCTTGGACGCCTGGCGGGCCTGTCGGGAGCTGGGGGGCGACCTGGCCACCCCTCGGACCCCGGAGGAGGCCCGGCAAGTGGACAGCCTGGTGGAAGGCAACCCAGCCGGTGGGCTGCTGTGGATTGGGCTGCAACGCCAGCCCCGCCAGTGCCAGCCCCAGCGCCCGCTGCGCGGCTTCACCTGGACCACGGGGGACCAGGACACCGCCTTCACCAACTGGGCCCAGCCGGCTACCGGTgccccctgcccagcccagcGCTGTGCCGCCTTAGAGGCCGTCGGCACACACCGCTGGGTGGAGGGCTCCTGCACACTGGCCGTGGATGGCTACCTGTGCCAGTTTGGCTTTGAGGGCTCCTGCCCGGCGCTGCCCGAGGAGGAAGGCCAAGCCGGCCCTGCTGTCTACACCACGCCTTTCCACCTGGTCTCCACCCGCCTGGAGTGGCTGCCCTTTGGCTCAGTGGCAGCCGTGCCCTGCAGCGTGGGCAGCGAGGCCTCTCTGCTCTGCATGAAGCAGCCCGACGGCAGTGTAGTCTGGTCTCGGGCTGGACCGCTGTGTCCACCCACCAGCTGTGACCACAACAACGGGGGCTGTGAGCACGAGTGTGTGGAGGAGCCGGGCGGCCTCCTGTCCTGCCGCTGTGCTGAGGGCTTCCGGCTGGCGGCGGACGGGCGCAGCTGCCAGGACCCCTGTGCCCAGGCCCCATGTGAGCAGCAGTGTGAGCCCGGTGGGCCCCTGGGCTACCGTTGCCACTGCCGCCTAGGCTTCCGGCCAGCTGAGGATGACCCGCACCACTGCGTGGATACAGACGAGTGTCGCATCCCTGGTGTGTGCCAGCAGATGTGTGTCAACTACATTGGCGGCTTTGAATGCTACTGCAGCGAGGGCCATGAGCTGGAGGCGGACGGTATCAGCTGCAGCCCTGCAGGGGCCACAGGCTCCCGGGCTTCTCAgggcctggaggaggaggagaatgaggaggacgaggaacaggaggagaaggaggaggaggaggaggaggaagaggaggagtccTGGGAGAACTATGCCCCCAGCTGGACAGAGGGGCCTGGGATCCCGTGGATGGATGGCTCACAGACGTCGGACTTTGGCCTGGCCTCCAGACCTGGTTTCTCTGAGGACAGAGAGCTGCTGATGTCCCACCTGGACCCCACAGGACCATCCCCACTCAGTCCCCCCAGGGGACCCTACCACTCCGAAGTACTTTCTGTCACCAGGCCTGCTGTGGCTCTGGCCACACATCCACCCTTGCTCCCTTCCCACTGGACCCCCAGAGTCCCTGCCCGTCACCCAGCCTTGCCTTCTGCCCACCATCCCATTGTCATCTCAGCCACAGGGCCCCCCCTGGCTCCTGTCCACCGGACCCCCAGAGTCCCTGCCCGTCACCCAGCCTTGCATTCTGCCCACCAGCCCATTGTCATCTCAGCCACAGGCCCCCCCCTGGCTCCTGCCCACCAGACTTCCAAGCTCCCCACCATGGTGGTGCCCCCTATCCACCAGGCCCCTAGCTCTCTGGATCTGTCCTCCTCCCACCAGAGCCCCCTAATCTCAACCAAATCTCCTAGCCGGCCCCCTGCCCACCATTCCCCCATGTCCTCAGACACCCACATGGCTAGAACCCAGTTCACCCCCAATTTGCCTCCAATCCCAGCTAACCACACCCCTCTAGTCACCACTGCCAATGCCCACCAGCCCCCCACGGAGCCAGAGGACCCAGTCATCCAAGCCTGGGCCCCCCACATTCCCCTGTCCTCaactgcccagcctccactgaCCACGACCTCCACATTCCCAGCACCCTCTGGACATGAGGTCTCCGTGCCTGCTGCCACCCAGTCTCCAGCATCCCCCAACCCCTTGTCCTCTCAAAGCCCCACTAACCAGACCTCACCCATCAGGACCACTCACTCCCATCCCCGAGCCGCAGATCCCACGCTAGCCCCTAGGCAGCTGACCCCAGAAGCCCCCACAGTGGTCCCCACAGCAGCCCCCACGGCCCTGGGCGAGGCCAGCCTGGCTGGCCGCAGCCGGAGAGATGACCGGTGGCTACTGGTGGCACTCCTTGTGCCAACGTGCATCTTCTTGGTGGTTCTGCTGGCGCTGGGCATCGTGTACTGCACCCGCTGCGGCCCCCATGCCCCGAACAAGCGCGTCACTGACTGCTACCGCTGGGTCACGCAGGCGGGCAGCAAGGGCCCCACGGACCCCACACCCCACAGGGGCAGCCTCACAGGGGTGCAGACCTGCAGAACCAGCGTGTGATGACGTGCAGCCTCCTTCAGCAGTGTGGAGGAGAGGGGTGTGCATTGGACACAAGCCAGGCTGCACCAGGGACCCATGGGGGCTGCCCAGCTGGACAGAGGGTGTCCTGTTCCCCCAGGGCCAGCCAGGCTCCTCTGCTGGTCAGCCACCAGATATGACTTGTGGGAACTCTGCTGTCTGGCCCAGCATCCACAACAGAGGAGAGGCCCCCAAGATCTCAGGGGGTGGGTGCTAGGGTCTTCTCCAATAAAGAGGTGTCAACCTCACCCAAAGCTCCTTGCCCCCACTGGTGCCTGGGGTGGGGATGATGGTGGTGGCTGGGGAAGATACagggcaaaaaataaatagataagagaAGCTTGTCTGGGTCCCTGAGGAAACAAGGTAAGATCCCTTAAAGGAGATATTGGGGAAGCAGGAGGCCAGAGATGGTATAGCCTTGCTCAAGGTTGCACAGTGAGCCAGGGAGGGGGAGGTTTGGCATGGGGAGAATTTCATGTTTGTTTCTCTATTTACCAAAACTTCAAGAAGGTGGGGCTGAATCTGGGGAAGGTTCTGGAATGAGGTTTTCCTCCTGAACTGGAGCCATATTGGggttggtgtgtttgtgtgtgtcttagTTACAGGTAAGCTCTGGGCTCGATGGTTCTGGAAAAGCAAGGAGAGCTCACTTTCTTTGGGGTTTCCCTTCCTGTCCCCACAGGCTGTAGGTCAGGGTCACACCCTACGATGCTGCCTCTCCTCTAGTTGTGGGTGTTCTGGAAGGATCCTCTTGTTCTTGGGAGGAGGAAGTTGGGGTCCCAGTCTGGCAGGCTGAGAGGGGAGCAGGGCACCCCGTAAGAGAGAGCGCACATTCATCCTGGTGGGAAGCATCGCGTGCAaggctttctcttcccctgtgtcACCCCTCTCCGAGTGGGGTACTTGGATAAGAGACCCGGCTTTAATGAGAGTCCAGGTTCACAATCGAGGCGCCCCATGAAGGGAAGGAGGACCCCGCGGCCTGGGGGTCAGCGAGCTGCAGCTGCTGGGCTCCCTgcctggagaggaggagaagctggTCTGGGCGGGGGCGGGGTGGTCCCCTGCGCCTCTGTAATTTTTCAGTTGCAGTCTCCATGGGGCCTCTAATTAGGATGTGCAGAAGCGCCACTGACCACCCGGGCCGGAGAGGAGAAGGGCCCCACGGCCCCTTCCCGACCCAATGCCACGCTCAGGCCCcagaggctggggctgggctaGAGTTGGGCCCCAGGGGACCAGGAGAGGCAGGGTCGAGTTTGGAACCCacgcctccccctacccccacgtTCCCCTAACTCAAACCagacgcccccccacacacaccccgctAGATTTTTGCACGAGCTTAACCTCCGAAGCGCCGCTGCAGAGGTTCAAGAGGACCGCAGCTGGGGTCACGCACGGGGCGGCCGGGACATGGGGGTCTCAGGAAGTACGGGTGATGCCTGGGTGGGGAAGGGGTGGTGACGCCTGTGGGTGTGGGAAGAACTGTGCTTCCTCCTCCGATCGGGGAAGCCGGGAACATCCCGAGGGCAGGAAGGAGTTAAATGCGGCGCGGTGGAGGGAGGGGACTAGAGCGGGTAAGGGGGCCCAGAGCCGGCTGTTTGTCATCCCGTAATGAGCACCAGATGCGGAGCTGCGTGCGTGCGGGCCTAAACACACAGCCTCCTGGAGCAGAGCCCCCGCCCCGTCGAGCCGGGCTCCGCCCAGGCCCAGACCTGGGTCTCAGGCCCCGCCCCTGGGTCTCAGGCCCCGCCCTCGGTGCTGTCAGTTTGGCTTCGCTGAGCCACGCCCCCTCGCTGAGGTCTAGCGACAAGCTCCGGAAGATTCCGTAGGCCCCGCCCACAAAACGGACTAGCCCCGCCTTCTTACTCTCCGCCCGCTCTTGCCCCACCCCATGTTCTCAGCCCGCCCACAGTATCGGGGAAAGCCCGCCCTCAGGAGGTAATAAGCCCCACCCCTCAGCGGTGCCTAGAAGCGCCCAGAAAGCATAGACTTCAACCAGATTTTACCCTTTCGCCTCACCTACCTCCACCTGTCCCTCCCGGCACTCGGTCCAGGTTCAGTGACATGACATGTCACTTCTATCCAACTTCGCAGGCCCCACCCtacaggccccgcccccagatgGAGGTTCTGCCCCTTCTCACTGAGACGCGCACCTCTGCACCTATCCCCGACGCGCCCCCAGGAATATCCACAAGCTTAGTCTCTGGTCCCTCAAGCCCCGCCCAGTAAGTAAACTAAACCCGCCCACCAAATGGGATTTAGCCCATAAGTCCCGCCCACCCAGAGAACTTGACCCAGCGGAGGCCCCGCCCTCCTAATATACATAATCACGCCCCCAAACACTCACTGTCGTCTGAATGGCCACGCCCACCCGTGTCCCAGCCGGGCGAGTAGGAGTGGCCACGTCCACACCCAGGCTCCTTTTTCCTGGGATGTCAGCCCACCGCTTGGGGTCTGGGTCTTTCGGAATCTCTCGCCTGGTTCAGGGGTT carries:
- the CD248 gene encoding endosialin, with amino-acid sequence MLLRLLLAWAASVPALGQAPWAAEPRATCGLGRCYALFPRRRTFLDAWRACRELGGDLATPRTPEEARQVDSLVEGNPAGGLLWIGLQRQPRQCQPQRPLRGFTWTTGDQDTAFTNWAQPATGAPCPAQRCAALEAVGTHRWVEGSCTLAVDGYLCQFGFEGSCPALPEEEGQAGPAVYTTPFHLVSTRLEWLPFGSVAAVPCSVGSEASLLCMKQPDGSVVWSRAGPLCPPTSCDHNNGGCEHECVEEPGGLLSCRCAEGFRLAADGRSCQDPCAQAPCEQQCEPGGPLGYRCHCRLGFRPAEDDPHHCVDTDECRIPGVCQQMCVNYIGGFECYCSEGHELEADGISCSPAGATGSRASQGLEEEENEEDEEQEEKEEEEEEEEEESWENYAPSWTEGPGIPWMDGSQTSDFGLASRPGFSEDRELLMSHLDPTGPSPLSPPRGPYHSEVLSVTRPAVALATHPPLLPSHWTPRVPARHPALPSAHHPIVISATGPPLAPVHRTPRVPARHPALHSAHQPIVISATGPPLAPAHQTSKLPTMVVPPIHQAPSSLDLSSSHQSPLISTKSPSRPPAHHSPMSSDTHMARTQFTPNLPPIPANHTPLVTTANAHQPPTEPEDPVIQAWAPHIPLSSTAQPPLTTTSTFPAPSGHEVSVPAATQSPASPNPLSSQSPTNQTSPIRTTHSHPRAADPTLAPRQLTPEAPTVVPTAAPTALGEASLAGRSRRDDRWLLVALLVPTCIFLVVLLALGIVYCTRCGPHAPNKRVTDCYRWVTQAGSKGPTDPTPHRGSLTGVQTCRTSV